The genome window CCTTTGAGCTCTGGGTGAGTGCACTGGAATTGTTGCTGCTGGCGGCAAGCTGCAGAAGGTTTTTCTGCATCTCTTCGCGCTGCATCTTCAATACTGCCTCCATGCGCTGCTTCTCTTGTTCGTTGGCTTTGCGGATGATGCGGGCTCCCTTGAGATATGCCTGGTCGGTAGCTCCACCTGCCTTCTTGAAGAGTTCACTCAAACGGGCGTTGCGATGGTCTAATGTATAGAGACCGGCAAACATCACTTCACCGGTAATTGATACGTTCTGCTGCTCTACATACGCCGGACTCTGACGAATCATTACTTCATCAAATGGCATCAGCTTGAAGCCAGGAGTGCCGTCGATAACGAAGCCGTCTTTGAGAGATAGGGTGTAGGTCTTGGCGATAACGCTATCTGGACGTAAAGCCTTGGCATCCATTACTCTACGGCTTACCATTACATTAACTGTTGAAGCCTTGTCGGTTAAACCGCCTGCCTGAAGAACGAAGTCTTCGAGGGTCTCATTGTCGGCATATTGATAGACGCCTGGATACTGCACTTCGCCACGGATGGTGAGGGTGCGCTCTACAATCTTTTCCTGTCGGGTAGGGATGAAGAGAACATCGTTTTCCTTCAATGGGATATCTGGAGTCTTGCCGTTCATGATGCCGGCAATGTCTACACTTACTACTTCGAGTGAGCGGTCTGACTTCATGCGGTGCATTACGGCACGGTTGGTGAAGGCTTCCTCTGTTAATCCTTCGGCATGCTCTACAAGGGTGCGTACGCTGTTGATTTCTTCGCCGAGATTGTACATGCCCGGACGGAATACGGCTCCTTTCACCTCTACGGTGTTGGCGTAGCGTGGCAGGATGCTGTCTACGCTGATTGAGTCGCCGTCATCGATGCGGAAACTTGAGAAGTCGAACTCCCCTACATTATATACGGCATGTTCTCTGCCTGTCTTGCGGTTCAGTCTTACTGATTTCTTGTAGGCATCGCCTGTAAAACCACCGGAATACTTCAGAAGGGAATTGACACTCTCGTTCTTCTTCATTTCGTAAATCATCGGGCGCTTAACCTTTCCGGCGATGGTTACGAGACAATCGTATGGACCTACTACGATGACATCGTTGTCGGCAAGGCGGACATTACCCGTCAGTTTGCCGTTCAGAATATAGTCGTAGATATCAACAACCGTTACCAGTTTATTATGTCTGTAAACCTTGATGTTGCGCAATGTACCCAGATCGTTGGTTCCGCCAGCCATGTAGAGTGCATGGAATACGGTAGCGAAGGCTGAGAGGGTATAGGTGCCCGGAATCTTAACCTCGCCCATCACGTTTACCATGATGGTCTTGGTCTGTCCTACGGTAAGCTTGATGCGGCTTGAACGGTATCTGCTGCCCACGGTATTGCGCAGGCGGGCATTAGCCTGAGCTACGGTCAAGCCTGAAACGCTGACTGGTCCATAACCCTCGATGGTTACCTCACCATCTGGCGAAACGGTGCTCTCGATGGTTTTCTGAGAGGCGCCATAGATATCTATGATAACCGCATCGCCAGGTCCCAGACGATAGTTCTGTGGGGTAGCGATGTTCATATTTGGCTCGAAACTGAGATCCTTGTTATTGAAAATGTCGCGGCCGAATACCTTGTTGCGCTTGATGCCGAGCTCAGCCTGCATCTGTTTTACCATGGTAGCTGTATCGGGTACCAGGGCGTTCATCTCCTTGCTGAAGTTAGCATAGTCAGGATTATTCTCATCATAAGATGAATAGTAGCTGTCGTTCTGCTTGCTCTGGATGCGATAATTGCTATAGGTTGAAACCTGCTTCTCATTATCCTTGTCCTGGTAATCTTCTCTTTGTTTACCATTGTTGGTTCGCATTCTCTTGTTGCCTGCATTTCCTGCAGCGGTTGTGCTGTAGAGCTCGTTCTGCTGCGACATCTTCTGATACTTATTGCGTACACGTCGAATCTGGGAGATGTCTACGCCCTGCTGCATCAGTTTGGTAACAATCTGTGAGTTGGATGTGCCACGCTCATGTTCTTTCACTACAAAGCTCATGACCTGATCATCGGTCATGTGTGAACTCTGTGCGAAAAGTGGTCCTGAAGACAGGACGAGCGCCAGTACAAGTATGATATGTTTCTTCATTATTATTCTTTTATCTTAGTTTAATTTATATAATAACTCGAAATGAGTTATTTTGTTGTAGTAGAAGATTGAAAAGATGTTAATAAAACAAGAAACCCAGGGCTGAACCCTGGGTTTGCTGATGTTCTGAGCGAGATACGGGAGTCGAACCCGCCTCACAGGCTTGGGAAGCCCGTGCACTACCGATGTGCTAATCTCGCGAAGGAAAATACTAACTCCTTTCACAAGAAAGAGCCACGAGCGGGACTCGAACCCGCGACCCACGCATTACGAATGCGTTGCTCTACCAACTGAGCCATCATGGCTTTTTGCCCTAAAGCAGATGCAAAGGTAATGAATATTTTTTGAAATAAGAAATTATTGCCTAAACTTTTCTCGTGGTTAACTCTTATTAACTAAAGTTCGTTGGTTGCTATACCGGGTTCATAATAAAAGAGGGACTATCGCCAGTGGATAGTCCCTCTTCAGATTATAGTTTCTTGAATGTCAATTCTTCTTTTTTCGAATTTTTGCCTACCGAGATGGTGTCGCCTGGCTTCATTGTGCCATCTAGTAACATCTCGCAAACGGAATCTTCGATGTAGGTCTGGATGGCGCGGCGGAGTGGGCGGGCACCAAACTGTACATCGTATCCCTTCTTAGCTACCATCTCCTTTGCCTTTTCGGTAATCTGGAAATGGTATCCCAGTTCTTCTATTCTCTTGACCAGTCCTTCCAGGTCGAGGTCGATGATGCGCTTGATGGCATTGAGATCCAACTGGTCGAAGGTGATGATGTCATCGAGGCGGTTCAGGAACTCTGGAGCAAACTGCTTGCTCAGACTCTTCTGGACGATGCTGCGGGCATACTCCTTGTCTTTCTCATCCATCGCCAATCCGCCTTTTATACCTGCAGAAGTAAAGCCAACGCCTCTGCCGAAATCTTTCAGCTGGCGGGTTCCTGCATTAGAGGTCATGATGATGATGGTGTTGCGGAAGTCGATGAGTCGGCCGTTGCCATCGGTAAGTCTGCCTTCGTCGAGTACCTGTAAGAGCAGGTTGAATACCT of Segatella copri contains these proteins:
- a CDS encoding SLBB domain-containing protein → MKKHIILVLALVLSSGPLFAQSSHMTDDQVMSFVVKEHERGTSNSQIVTKLMQQGVDISQIRRVRNKYQKMSQQNELYSTTAAGNAGNKRMRTNNGKQREDYQDKDNEKQVSTYSNYRIQSKQNDSYYSSYDENNPDYANFSKEMNALVPDTATMVKQMQAELGIKRNKVFGRDIFNNKDLSFEPNMNIATPQNYRLGPGDAVIIDIYGASQKTIESTVSPDGEVTIEGYGPVSVSGLTVAQANARLRNTVGSRYRSSRIKLTVGQTKTIMVNVMGEVKIPGTYTLSAFATVFHALYMAGGTNDLGTLRNIKVYRHNKLVTVVDIYDYILNGKLTGNVRLADNDVIVVGPYDCLVTIAGKVKRPMIYEMKKNESVNSLLKYSGGFTGDAYKKSVRLNRKTGREHAVYNVGEFDFSSFRIDDGDSISVDSILPRYANTVEVKGAVFRPGMYNLGEEINSVRTLVEHAEGLTEEAFTNRAVMHRMKSDRSLEVVSVDIAGIMNGKTPDIPLKENDVLFIPTRQEKIVERTLTIRGEVQYPGVYQYADNETLEDFVLQAGGLTDKASTVNVMVSRRVMDAKALRPDSVIAKTYTLSLKDGFVIDGTPGFKLMPFDEVMIRQSPAYVEQQNVSITGEVMFAGLYTLDHRNARLSELFKKAGGATDQAYLKGARIIRKANEQEKQRMEAVLKMQREEMQKNLLQLAASSNNSSALTQSSKDVERTNIEKFNVPSEYPVGIDLPEALANPGSDADIILREGDRLVIPQYNGTVKINGAVMFANTVAYEKGKKASYYIDQAGGFASDALKSKAYIIYMNGKVAKLSHGAKVQPGSEIVVPAKLKRKMSTAEMMSMGSSMSSIAAMIATIANMSK